The following proteins are encoded in a genomic region of Leifsonia psychrotolerans:
- a CDS encoding DUF3515 family protein, which yields MTLRFPARFTAAALTLTAGAALLTGCAAAVPLQPAANAIDAGCAAVVVHLPAAVADETKRETNAQGTGAWGDPASILLHCGVAVPGPTTQACVSVNGIDWIEDDSAAPTYRFTTYGREPAVEVVLDSGTVAGSTVLADLSNAVSYAPTNGSACVGAEDLQLPEATPAP from the coding sequence ATGACTCTCCGATTCCCGGCACGTTTCACTGCCGCAGCCCTGACCCTCACCGCTGGTGCAGCTTTGCTGACCGGATGCGCAGCCGCAGTTCCCTTGCAGCCCGCCGCCAATGCGATCGACGCCGGCTGCGCCGCCGTCGTGGTGCACCTGCCCGCCGCTGTTGCCGATGAGACGAAGCGTGAGACGAATGCGCAGGGAACCGGCGCGTGGGGCGACCCGGCGTCCATCCTGCTGCACTGCGGCGTCGCCGTGCCGGGGCCGACCACACAGGCCTGCGTGAGCGTCAACGGCATCGACTGGATTGAGGACGATTCCGCCGCGCCCACCTATCGTTTCACCACCTACGGCCGCGAACCGGCCGTCGAAGTGGTTCTGGACTCGGGCACGGTGGCCGGCTCGACAGTGCTCGCAGATCTGTCGAACGCGGTCTCGTATGCGCCGACCAACGGCAGCGCGTGCGTCGGCGCCGAAGACCTGCAGCTGCCCGAGGCGACCCCTGCTCCCTAG
- the thiL gene encoding thiamine-phosphate kinase encodes MTNAAEPPSTRSETLADLSEGQVLARIFPRLPDADAALLGPGDDCAIVAAPDGRFVVTTDMMIHGPDFRLAWSTPFDLGWKAAATNLSDVAAMGARPTALVVAIAAPPHTPIETIEGIADGLRSACAALSPGCGVVGGDLSASDTLTLAVTAFGDLDGRAAVLRSGARPGDIVALAGRLGEAAAGLELLFREGVDEAGTPNAARADALKVRNPEQLAAQLRPEPPVTLGPVAAECGATAMLDVSDGLAIDAGRIARASGVGIDFRSTALGDHIERALNGGEDHGLLATFPAGSELPSGFRALGTVTAGAGLILVDGKPHSQGGWDPYRGWNGAIG; translated from the coding sequence ATGACGAATGCTGCGGAACCGCCTTCCACTCGATCCGAGACGTTGGCCGATCTAAGTGAGGGCCAGGTGCTCGCTCGGATCTTTCCGCGCCTGCCCGACGCGGATGCCGCACTGCTCGGCCCGGGCGACGACTGCGCGATCGTCGCCGCGCCGGACGGCCGATTCGTCGTCACGACCGACATGATGATTCATGGCCCCGACTTTCGGCTCGCTTGGTCGACCCCGTTCGACCTCGGCTGGAAGGCAGCAGCCACCAACCTCTCCGACGTTGCTGCGATGGGTGCGCGCCCGACGGCGCTTGTCGTGGCCATCGCCGCACCGCCGCACACCCCGATCGAAACCATCGAAGGCATTGCGGACGGTCTGCGCTCTGCCTGCGCAGCGCTGTCGCCCGGCTGCGGCGTCGTCGGTGGCGATCTTTCGGCGTCCGACACGCTGACACTTGCCGTGACGGCATTCGGCGACCTTGACGGGCGTGCCGCCGTGCTGCGCTCTGGTGCGCGACCGGGAGACATTGTCGCCCTGGCCGGTCGTCTCGGTGAGGCCGCGGCCGGTCTTGAGCTGCTCTTTCGAGAAGGCGTCGATGAGGCAGGAACCCCGAACGCCGCGCGGGCAGACGCGCTCAAGGTGAGGAATCCGGAACAGCTCGCCGCTCAGCTGCGGCCCGAACCTCCCGTCACGCTCGGTCCGGTTGCGGCGGAGTGCGGAGCAACGGCCATGCTCGACGTCTCAGACGGACTCGCGATCGATGCGGGACGCATCGCCCGGGCCAGTGGGGTGGGAATCGACTTTCGATCGACCGCGCTCGGTGACCACATCGAGCGTGCGCTCAACGGCGGGGAAGACCACGGGCTTCTCGCGACTTTCCCCGCTGGATCCGAGCTTCCCTCCGGATTCCGTGCGCTTGGCACCGTCACTGCAGGGGCCGGCCTGATTCTGGTCGACGGCAAGCCACACTCGCAGGGCGGGTGGGACCCGTACCGCGGGTGGAACGGTGCTATCGGGTAG